Part of the Panicum virgatum strain AP13 chromosome 4N, P.virgatum_v5, whole genome shotgun sequence genome is shown below.
TTGGGAGAACCAAATACCTCGCCCCACGTGTCGCTTATCCGTTATAGAACAAAACAAACAACGTGCGCACCATAATTAATGTAAAACGGTGCATGGAACTATCAGCACCCAGCACCAACATCAGTGCTTGATTCACAAACAAAAAGTGATCGCAACAAAAGCTGAAACAAATACAGAGGTGCCTTTCCTATTAAGGCAATCATCAGCGCATAAAGCCCAGACCAATGGGCGCACAACTAAAGTTCCGCAACAATTCGACCTAGATCGAATTCCTGTTTGATTCAGAAAGCTCAGGAGTCTCCAAGTGTTAAAGTGCCTCATTGCACCAAGCCTACGTCACTCAGGTACCTCCGTACCTACCTCTGCGCCTACTACCAAAAGACCTAGCAGCGGATCAGCTAGAGCTGCCCTCCAACTCAATCCCAAATCAAAATTCCGAAATCCTAACTAGACACGTATTTTCATCAGCTCCGACATCCAACCCTACGTCCAGACGGAAGCCCAATCCGCCTCAATCCAGCTCTCACCAATCACCACCGACGCGACTTCACCGCACGCAAACATCAATCGAGTCTTGACTCGTGCGCAACTGAGAAAGAGGGTCGAATTCAAACCGAGACGAAAGAGCAAATCACCTATGGGTCGACATGGCGGGGCCGAGCCGGGCCGAATGGATCAGATCAACACGGGTCCTCGCGGCGCAGCCCGCCGAGGAGAGTAACAGGGGAAGAACCTAGGGCTTCTCCGCCGATCAAATCCTTCACCGCCGCGTCGCCAAGGGCTAGGGCTTGCTTGAACCGGTGGCGCCTTCCTCGCCCTCGTCGCGTCGCCGGTTTTGGGGGGCTTGGCTTTGCGGGGGTATCGCATCCGGGAATGATTCCGGGAAACAGGACGACAGGATATGATGGTTTTGCCCCTAGGGTGGTAGAAAGAGGAGGATTGGAGGAACGGGCACAAGCGTCATTTGGATGAGCGGTTTTTGGAAAGAGGTTTGACTCGTTTAGAATATCTTTGACCAAGTTTAGCTGGGCTTGTCGACATGCTTCACGCGTATTATGTGCATGGTTTTGAAATAGGCATACGAGAAACTTGGATGATTAGTTTGGGAAAGAATTTGACTTGTTTAGACTCTTCGATTAAACTTAGCTTGTCCTTAGATTACATCTCGTACTGTTGTGTGCATGGttgataaaaatatttatactaAAATTGTATAAAAGAAGATAAATCTTGAGAGCCATTTTGTGGAAACAATATGTATTGTTTGAATCCTATAAAACTCTTATGGTCCTATTTACCTTTAGAATAGAAGAATAGCCCCTTCAAATTGGAACCATATGAAGTGACCGATTTGGAACAATTGAGTTCACAAAACTTTgaaggaaaataaatataaagatGAACAAGTTCTTCATTTTTTAATCTTTTGCATCCAAGATTTGACATAGTTGTTTCTAGAGATTGCTCATGGCTTACTCAAAAGGACTCCCAATCGAGGTTCGATTGGCGATGAAGCTGAGTTGAATTTTGTATTGCTTCATACTTTTTTGCGCATGTGATTAATGAGGAAATGCATGCTATGCTACAACAGAAGCATGTATTCATCGCCCTCTGTGATTGGAATTCATCCGATCATAGAGTCAAGCCCCCCCCACCTTCTCCTGCCTCCCCTGGCTCCGACTCCGGCGCCGTCTCCGACCACCTCCCCCCTTCCCCACCTTCTTCTTGCCCTCGCCATCGGCACCGCCCATCGGATTTCGGTCTCGTCCGGCCGGCAGCGCTCCCGCACCGCCTTGCCTCCGTCGCTGGTCGAactgccaccaccgccgggcctCTGCATCCGCTGACCTCCTCCTCTAGGGTCAATGGCCATTGGAGCCCTGAAAACCCGAAACTCTTGAGTTCCGACACCTCGACCACCCCCCGGCTGCCTCCAGCCGCtccccccacctcccaccctccaccccaccccaccccacccctcccctccctttaGCTCATTGGCAGCTGCTCCACCCACTTCCCTCCCACTCTCCTAGCTCGCCGGCAGCCGCTCCCCCTTATACGACAGCTTGCTTGCCACCCGCGCGCGAGAGGAATAGATTTCCCCTGCTACAACCGCCTATATTCTATCCTTTTATAGTTGATGCATGTTAGCCACTGAATTTTAAATCAAATCCACACTATTAATTCTAGTTTGTGGTCTTAAACCCACATCATTCCAATTCCTTCGTTCTCCTAGTCTCGTGTTTCAAAATGGTTTGTGGTCTTAATTTACCTATCATACTAGACTCCAATTGGAATTATTAGATGCTGATGAACATTAAACATTACACAATAATCAACAGACCAATTACAAAATTTACATCCTAtaattctgaatttctgatgatACATGTTGAGAATCAATGCAACACAGGCATGTGACAAGGTCAACTCATACACATTCCCGTGAACCGTCTAATTGATGATGCCTAAAATCAAACATGTGCAGTCAGCTTATACACATAGCGTTACAGCGCTTTATCAGTCTATACTATCAGCAATACAATCTACAGTAGCATACAGAGCCTATAACCTGAACATCTAAGAAGCAGAACCTTTCGTTTGCTCAATTTCCAATGCTTGCTCTGCCACCATGATACATGAATCCATCTCCAAACTTGTGGCTTCGCTGTTTTCTCTTGGTGAAGGCGCTCTCGGCAAGGATAGTATATCAGGGCTGCATTGTATGTCAGGCTGGATTCCTACTTGATCGATTTCATGCAGTGCTGGAGAGAGATACTTCGCAACCGTGATAAACAGAGCAGAACCATCATCCAACTCAGTGACGCTCTGCGCAATAGTACACGATTGTGAAGCATACCAAATTCAAACATTTTACAATAAAGAATTGAGCACAAGTGTATTGTGAAGTTGGGCTTGCCTGAATTTTTCCTTTACCAAAGGTTCTGTGGCCGACCAGAATAGCTCGCCCATTGTCATGTAATGCCCCTGCCAAGATTTCACTCGCACTTGCACTTCCTTCATTGACCTATGTTTATGTGCATGAACAAAGACCAGGCATCAAGTAAATAAGAGCAAATACTTCCACCTATTTAACAAATGGAAGTCACCACAGAAACAAATGCAGTCTAATATTCCAGTATGGAATGAAAAATATCTGGTATGTTGTGTTTTATCCTTGAGAAAAAATAACATGTCAAACAACACACTGAAGGTCCGCTGGCAAACAGATTATGATTTTGGAAGCATTTAAACAACATAAGTTGTTATATCTCATCTTGAACCAAAAATCATATTTTAGTTTCTAGGTCTgagtttattaaaaaaatattttcaagccAAGGATAATTTTGCCAAGAGTGAGAAATAGGGTTTGGTACCGTGATGGTTTTATAAGAAACCCAGAGCAAGTAAAGAATGTGAACCATATGATCATCCTTCCAAGGGTAAACTAATTAAATCCATGGTTAGCATGGCAGTGTATTGGTTCTTGGCAAAATCTGCCGATGTAGAACAGAAAAGAAACACAGTCCAAGGTGCACTGAATGTAGAACTCACAAGCACTACAAGAGGGTCATGTGTTAATGAATGCCCTTGGATCATATTTATCGGTAGCACATTTCCCTCACGATCAATAGTGTTGACGAGAGTTTCATCTCCATCCAACCAAATTTGAGCCACATCGAGACCAGCTTTTACTAATCCACCCTATTGAAAACAGCAAGATTAATATAAGAAAAACATTAACCGTTGAACTTCTGAAGAGGAACTGTGACAAAAATAGACTGACCGGGTTATTCCGCAGGTCTAGAATATATGACTCGACACCCTCATCCTCCATCCTTTTTACAGCATTTTCCATTTCAGCTGCAGCAGTCTGATTTAAAAGAAAAGGGCATCATATGAATGGTCTAAAAACATCATATAGGAAGCATTTCAGGATATaactgaaaaataaaataagaacATATTAGGTTTACAATAAAACAAGTTCAGGGGTTTTCCAAACTCTTTTTTATCATTGAACAATAAATAAAGTATTCTGAATTGGAAAGTGTGAGTTCTTGTAAAATATAATGTAAGATTAATTACAGTTTTCAAAATGACTTGGCAGATTGGCACCACCTCAAAATGTTTACACTCCTTCAATATACTTATTTCACCGGGAATTGTGAAGAATTTGAGTTAATAACTCCATTGAGAAAAATAGCTTAACTCTGTTTATAGATAACTTCAGTTTTAGGTGCAAACATGAAAAGCAAAAATAGGAAGATGTATATTATTTACCTGAGAAAAGGAAGCTAGTCTAACATACCCAGTCTTGCACTCATGGCCATCGTCAGACCTATGAGAGATAATTGTAGTTGATAGAGGTGAAAGGTTGATGATTTCACGAGACAGCTGGACCTTTGGAAAGAAAAGGTAGCAGAAGGGATTAGGAAACACCCATTCAGTCTTATTATGAAAATAGTTCTCTTGTGGCTAATGTAATTTCAACAGATTTGCACATGACTTTGGTTAGCATCATATGCACAATGCACATCTCTGATAGAATTGAAGTAGATCATACCTtagaaatacaaaaataaaaatttgcttaGGCATTTAAAGTTGTTCAGACAGTAAGTTAGGCATTACCTCTTTTTGCCTATTCCTGCCACCCCTATCATTGTCAGTTCCCTGGAGACATGATTATGCATCAGTCAGAAAACAAATACACTAAGACATGGAAAAGAAGCTTTCACACCTAACTTAACAAGTGCATAAAAGCAATatgggatgatgatgatgatgatgatgatgatgatgatgatgatgatgatgatgatgatgatgatgatgatgataatgataaTAGAAGCCTAGCATGTTAGAGAGTTTCAGTGAGAATACACTTTTTTTTTCGAATGCGCAGGAGATGGATACACTGTTTTACAGTGCTAGATCAAAATAATGGGCATTCTATTGTTAGTATTTAAAGCTGAAGTATGCTTTTGTACCCAGAAAAGAGTGTtgaatgaaaataagaataattagaaAAATGAAGATCAAGATAAGGAAATACATCTAATAGTTTCACTTTCACTGTTGTTCCTACACGGCCTCTAAGCCTCTGAGCCGCAGCCTCTCCATCCATTCCAGAAACACTTTTCCCTACAGAATGAGGAAATATCACCATCACCATAACAAGTTGGTTGCACAATGTCAGGGAAAAATAGATAATGCATAGTCGATATAGCATCAATATCAAATTTGGCTCTTAATTGTGTCAAGCGATCCATATCAAACAATTACTAACAATTTATGCCATCTGTGACAATTGTTAACCAACAAAAGTATCTCGACAATAAGGCTAATTATCTATCATTCCATCACCTGTAATGATTTCTCATCTGTGTTTAGAATTTAGATAAAGGACAATTTTTCTGACCTCTTGCATCATCCAATGCATAGGGTCATGGAATGATTTCTCTTTTCTCACAGTATTAAGATCATCCAATGCATATGGTCATGTAATGATTTCTCTTTTCTCATAGTATTAAGGTTCATTCTTTTACACTCGTCATAATTCAATGCTGACAAAAGCTCAAAAAAATAATGCTTAAGTC
Proteins encoded:
- the LOC120669809 gene encoding carboxyl-terminal-processing peptidase 3, chloroplastic-like — translated: MEMVECSLAATLAPRTLPGRVRKAPPRPAVLAGRARLRVRSARREQPPPPEPVAVRGASGTGHGGRAVRQAAAGLAAAAVVSLTGFAGDVSPLPTPPARAESLTVAFPVAKARQVNRVQRTLVEAWGLIRETFVDPTFNHQDWDQKLQQTMVEMFPLKSADAAYSKISGMLSTLGDPFTRIISPMEYQSFRIGSDGNVQGVGVFINREPSSGRLLVMDCIQGGPADRAGIHEGDELVEIDGKSVSGMDGEAAAQRLRGRVGTTVKVKLLDGTDNDRGGRNRQKEVQLSREIINLSPLSTTIISHRSDDGHECKTGYVRLASFSQTAAAEMENAVKRMEDEGVESYILDLRNNPGGLVKAGLDVAQIWLDGDETLVNTIDREGNVLPINMIQGHSLTHDPLVVLVNEGSASASEILAGALHDNGRAILVGHRTFGKGKIQSVTELDDGSALFITVAKYLSPALHEIDQVGIQPDIQCSPDILSLPRAPSPRENSEATSLEMDSCIMVAEQALEIEQTKGSAS